The bacterium genome includes the window GGCGCCGGCGAGACGGCCAAGGCGACGGGAGGCATCCGCCAGCAATTCTCGACCGAGATCAACGTGCGCCTGGTCCAGCTCAGCGTGCCGGCGTTCGAGCGGTTCGACGAGGAGATGGGGACGCCGGTCGATTTCGCGCGGCACGGCTATCTCTTTCTGACCGGCGCGGAGCGCCTCGAGCCCGTCCTGCGCGCCGGCCTCGCGCTGCAACAACGGCTCGGCGTGCCCTCGCGATGGGTGTCGCCGGCCGACGTGGCGGCCCTGTACCCCGCCGTCCGCGCCGACGACCTGCGCGGCGGCACCTTTTGTCCCGCGGACGGATCCGCCAACCCGTACGGCGCGGTCCAGGGCTACCTCCGCCGCGGCGCCGATCTCGGCGTCGAGGTGCGTCTCGGCGAAGAGGTCACGGCCGTCGAGGTCGACGGCGGCCGGATCCGCGCGGTCCGCACGCCGGTGGAGACGTACGCGACGCCGGTCGCCGTCAACGCCGCCGGCGTCGCCGCCCGGCGCGTGGGGGCGCTGGCCGGCGTCGACGTGCCGGTGTTCCCCTACCGGCGTCAGGTCTTCGTCATGACGCCGCTGCCGTCGCTCGGAACCGGCCGGCCGCTCACGGTCGATCTCGACACGGGGTGGTACGTGCACCAGGAC containing:
- a CDS encoding FAD-dependent oxidoreductase; this encodes MVVVGAGIIGLSAAYHLARRARLRVVVLERGPQAGAGETAKATGGIRQQFSTEINVRLVQLSVPAFERFDEEMGTPVDFARHGYLFLTGAERLEPVLRAGLALQQRLGVPSRWVSPADVAALYPAVRADDLRGGTFCPADGSANPYGAVQGYLRRGADLGVEVRLGEEVTAVEVDGGRIRAVRTPVETYATPVAVNAAGVAARRVGALAGVDVPVFPYRRQVFVMTPLPSLGTGRPLTVDLDTGWYVHQDRAGFLYMGGTDKDTRPGTEEVVDWDGFDAVAAAALRRVPAMAAARVARAYAGVRSLTPDHHAILGRVPGVDGLIVAAGFSGHGFMQAPAAGRLVAEEILDGGATTLDLTPLSITRFRGESRPEAVAF